In a genomic window of Virgibacillus sp. SK37:
- the ilvA gene encoding threonine ammonia-lyase, with product MGNCLTGEKIHTALGRLTPIVHRTPLITSETTNKLVGKKVYFKMENQQKTGAFKFRGATFKLMQMPKSQLKKGVITASAGNHAQGVAYAAAKLGVKATIYMAEKTPLAKVNATRNYGAEVVLTGETFQEAYEASVQKQMQSGAVYIHPFDDYDVMAGQGTIAMEMLKQEDRIDTILAPIGGGGLISGIAVAAKHVNRNIKVIGVQAEGASAMHNSYHSGKLKKDKTVSTIAEGIAVKQPGEHTFPIIQEYVDDIVTVTDEEIASAIVYMLERNKTLMEGAGAATLAALFAHNDKISSRHLGVVVSGGNMDINTMAKIQNLAKKLHQPA from the coding sequence ATTGGGAATTGCTTAACAGGTGAAAAGATTCATACGGCGTTAGGGAGACTAACGCCAATCGTTCACCGGACACCTTTAATAACATCGGAGACAACAAATAAACTAGTTGGTAAAAAGGTTTATTTTAAAATGGAAAATCAGCAAAAAACGGGTGCTTTTAAGTTTAGAGGTGCTACCTTCAAACTTATGCAAATGCCGAAAAGCCAACTGAAAAAAGGTGTGATCACTGCTTCTGCAGGAAATCATGCCCAGGGGGTTGCTTATGCTGCTGCCAAATTAGGAGTGAAAGCTACTATTTATATGGCAGAAAAAACGCCACTTGCAAAAGTAAATGCAACCAGAAACTACGGGGCTGAGGTAGTGTTAACGGGCGAGACCTTCCAGGAAGCGTATGAGGCTTCTGTGCAAAAACAGATGCAGAGTGGAGCTGTGTATATTCATCCGTTTGATGATTATGATGTAATGGCAGGCCAAGGAACAATTGCTATGGAAATGCTTAAACAAGAGGATCGAATAGATACGATCCTTGCTCCAATTGGTGGTGGAGGATTAATATCGGGGATTGCTGTAGCTGCAAAGCACGTCAATCGGAATATAAAGGTGATCGGCGTACAAGCAGAAGGAGCCTCGGCCATGCATAATAGTTATCATAGCGGTAAGTTAAAAAAAGATAAGACAGTATCCACAATTGCTGAGGGAATTGCAGTAAAGCAACCTGGAGAGCATACTTTTCCAATTATTCAGGAATACGTAGATGATATTGTTACAGTAACGGATGAAGAAATTGCTTCTGCAATTGTTTATATGTTGGAGAGGAATAAGACGTTAATGGAAGGAGCAGGTGCTGCTACCCTTGCTGCATTGTTCGCACATAATGATAAGATAAGCTCAAGGCATCTTGGTGTTGTAGTCAGTGGTGGAAATATGGATATCAACACAATGGCCAAGATCCAGAACCTTGCTAAAAAGTTACACCAGCCCGCTTAG
- a CDS encoding CoxG family protein, producing the protein MPSGIHQLCMKVPIETTWNFISDMDNWAPLVPGYLSHKILNKKQSIWKLKGESGFIQKTVTLRIDIEEWKEPSSVTFNLTGLSENVSGKGYFIAKEVDSITTEMTGHLSIAAKGVMAPMINSILKSIVPKTTKGLTESVAKRMMARQPMPALK; encoded by the coding sequence GTGCCTAGTGGAATTCATCAGTTATGCATGAAAGTACCAATTGAAACTACATGGAATTTTATCAGTGACATGGATAATTGGGCTCCCTTAGTCCCAGGTTATCTGAGCCATAAAATTTTGAATAAAAAACAGTCGATATGGAAGTTAAAAGGTGAATCAGGATTCATTCAGAAAACAGTAACGTTAAGGATAGATATCGAGGAATGGAAAGAACCTAGTAGTGTTACATTTAACCTAACTGGACTAAGTGAAAATGTATCCGGGAAAGGTTATTTTATAGCTAAAGAAGTTGATTCGATTACAACGGAGATGACCGGGCATTTATCAATAGCTGCAAAAGGAGTTATGGCGCCGATGATTAATTCCATATTAAAAAGCATTGTTCCCAAAACAACCAAAGGGTTAACAGAATCTGTAGCAAAACGGATGATGGCCCGTCAACCTATGCCTGCCCTTAAATAA
- a CDS encoding M17 family metallopeptidase: MLNSTKILFTTDTQVQNNSAFKQFTERYPSEVFSTFLNGECIIIGKTGRKAPTFEDIRMLAGSMAKEIQKGEFAFAEVHGKQIIEAFPSLEESDAITAFVEGWYLGGYTFSTYKSSKEKVQTELRITGGEQFQALLEKGKIRAEAMAFSRDLMNEIPSVLNPSTYPEILKKEFANTGVEVKVFDKAELEEREMHGVLTVGRGSIHEPAFVELRYRGDESKPLVALVGKGVTFDTGGISLKKGKDISDMRMDMGGSAAVAGAMKLIAASEWEVNVVALIPVVENIPDNTAVIPGDVIHYKNGMHVQVGNTDAEGRLILADGLLRAGELEANYVIDIATLTGAIVHALGSKLAGVFGDDILANELKTIGLKNGDHVWPMPLVDEYFSYLHSDYADFNNTSGKGEAGSIVAALFLRKFVPENSKWLHIDMAGVMQGEDKGYYAKSATGFGARLLADFTTHVSNKN; the protein is encoded by the coding sequence ATGTTAAACAGTACAAAGATTTTATTTACAACAGATACCCAAGTACAAAATAATTCTGCTTTTAAGCAATTTACAGAGAGATATCCCTCTGAAGTATTTTCAACATTCCTGAATGGAGAATGTATAATTATTGGAAAAACGGGGAGAAAGGCACCCACTTTTGAAGACATTCGTATGCTTGCTGGAAGCATGGCTAAAGAAATACAAAAGGGTGAGTTTGCTTTCGCTGAAGTACATGGTAAACAAATAATAGAAGCTTTTCCTTCCCTAGAAGAAAGCGATGCTATTACGGCATTTGTGGAAGGCTGGTATCTTGGAGGTTATACTTTTTCTACATATAAATCGAGCAAGGAAAAAGTACAAACAGAGCTGCGGATCACAGGAGGGGAGCAATTTCAAGCATTACTAGAGAAGGGAAAAATCCGCGCAGAAGCAATGGCATTTTCCCGTGATCTAATGAATGAAATTCCAAGTGTATTAAATCCTTCAACCTATCCGGAAATATTAAAAAAGGAATTTGCTAACACAGGTGTAGAGGTAAAGGTATTTGATAAAGCCGAACTGGAAGAAAGAGAGATGCATGGCGTTCTAACTGTCGGACGAGGAAGTATCCATGAACCTGCGTTTGTAGAACTAAGATATCGTGGGGATGAGTCAAAACCACTTGTGGCTTTGGTTGGAAAAGGTGTAACTTTCGATACAGGAGGGATTAGTTTAAAAAAAGGAAAAGATATTAGTGACATGCGAATGGACATGGGAGGTTCAGCTGCTGTAGCTGGTGCCATGAAGCTTATAGCTGCTTCCGAGTGGGAGGTAAACGTTGTAGCTTTAATTCCAGTTGTGGAAAATATTCCTGACAATACTGCTGTTATCCCTGGAGATGTTATTCATTATAAGAATGGAATGCACGTACAGGTTGGAAATACAGATGCTGAAGGAAGGTTAATTTTGGCTGATGGGTTATTAAGGGCAGGGGAGCTTGAAGCTAACTATGTAATAGATATCGCTACATTAACAGGTGCAATTGTTCATGCACTTGGTTCAAAGCTTGCTGGTGTGTTTGGTGATGATATATTAGCAAATGAGTTAAAAACAATAGGTCTGAAAAACGGAGATCATGTCTGGCCAATGCCTCTGGTGGATGAATATTTCAGTTACCTACACAGTGATTACGCTGACTTTAATAATACAAGTGGAAAAGGAGAAGCCGGCTCCATTGTTGCAGCACTATTTCTTCGTAAATTCGTGCCTGAAAACAGTAAATGGCTACATATAGACATGGCTGGTGTTATGCAAGGAGAAGATAAAGGGTACTATGCTAAATCAGCTACTGGATTTGGGGCCAGATTACTTGCAGATTTTACAACACATGTTTCAAATAAAAACTAA
- a CDS encoding YitT family protein: MNKNKTALEYFQIIVGATLVGLSYNLFLLPSKLAAGGISGISTILYELYNLSPAYTQFLINIPIFVIGWLALGKDFSWKTLLGTFWVPFVIWLSADIPYTITNPLLGALYGGIILGTGLGIVYKGNGSTGGTAAIAQIVKKVTGLSSGYSQLIVDGFVVISSIIVFNLELTLFALMCIYITSKTIDIVQLRTSATKLIMIITEEEEKTQSLIRENIDRGLTKVRSVGGYSNMDKTMILCVAEQQEAIQLKKILQKQIPTSFVIFLNASEILGRGFTLDKYYGQKL, from the coding sequence ATGAACAAAAATAAAACCGCCTTGGAATATTTTCAAATTATTGTAGGCGCCACATTGGTTGGCCTATCATATAACTTGTTCCTTCTCCCCTCTAAGCTGGCTGCTGGTGGGATCTCAGGAATTAGCACTATCCTTTATGAACTATATAATTTAAGTCCTGCATATACGCAGTTTCTGATTAATATACCTATCTTCGTTATTGGTTGGCTCGCTTTAGGAAAAGACTTTAGTTGGAAAACGTTGCTCGGAACATTTTGGGTGCCCTTTGTTATTTGGCTCAGCGCGGATATACCATACACCATTACGAATCCCTTATTAGGGGCACTTTATGGAGGAATTATTCTCGGAACCGGTCTTGGTATTGTATATAAGGGAAACGGCTCCACCGGAGGAACTGCTGCAATTGCACAAATTGTGAAAAAGGTTACCGGCTTATCTAGTGGATACTCTCAACTAATTGTTGATGGATTTGTAGTAATTTCATCTATTATTGTCTTTAATTTAGAATTAACTTTATTTGCTTTAATGTGTATCTATATAACAAGTAAGACAATTGATATCGTACAGCTTCGAACCTCTGCAACGAAATTAATTATGATTATTACAGAAGAAGAAGAGAAAACTCAATCATTGATTAGGGAAAATATCGACCGTGGGCTTACTAAGGTTCGCTCAGTCGGAGGGTATTCTAATATGGATAAGACAATGATTCTCTGTGTAGCTGAACAACAGGAAGCGATTCAATTAAAGAAGATTCTACAAAAACAGATACCCACATCATTTGTTATTTTCCTTAATGCTTCTGAAATACTCGGGCGTGGATTCACCTTAGACAAATATTATGGACAAAAGCTATAA